In Cytobacillus oceanisediminis, the following proteins share a genomic window:
- a CDS encoding LysM peptidoglycan-binding domain-containing protein, with protein sequence MQTRKERILNDKRKKIKARGMTAASTVFAAVIASAGFSASAKEAQALTGSYKVKQGDTLYKISREHDMTVKELKAVNHLKSDTIHPGQSLEVRTERHTEEPFNNETAVYTVVPGDTLWGIAKRYRMNVNELKTLNKLKSDMVLINQKLTIKGDISRTKAIITGAADNFTVEFKNGDDYFTLKVPYGTAQSYQKSSGKEVLVVYKDDALINIK encoded by the coding sequence ATGCAAACACGCAAGGAAAGGATTCTAAATGATAAAAGAAAGAAGATAAAAGCAAGAGGAATGACGGCAGCCAGCACTGTTTTTGCTGCAGTAATCGCATCCGCCGGTTTCAGCGCTTCAGCAAAAGAAGCTCAGGCATTGACGGGCTCCTACAAAGTGAAGCAGGGAGATACTTTATATAAAATCTCAAGGGAACATGATATGACTGTAAAAGAATTGAAAGCGGTTAACCACCTTAAGTCTGACACCATCCATCCAGGCCAATCACTGGAGGTCCGGACTGAGCGCCATACAGAAGAACCCTTTAATAATGAGACAGCTGTTTATACCGTTGTGCCAGGAGATACACTATGGGGAATCGCAAAGCGCTACCGCATGAATGTCAATGAATTGAAAACATTGAACAAGTTAAAAAGTGATATGGTACTCATTAATCAGAAATTGACCATTAAAGGTGATATTTCCAGAACAAAGGCAATCATCACCGGTGCGGCAGACAATTTTACGGTGGAATTTAAAAACGGGGATGACTATTTTACATTGAAGGTTCCGTATGGAACAGCACAGTCCTATCAAAAAAGTTCAGGAAAAGAAGTCCTCGTGGTTTATAAGGACGATGCTCTGATCAATATTAAATAA
- a CDS encoding pyroglutamyl-peptidase I, which yields MKKLLLTGFEPFLDFPINPTEKIVNALDGKAVGNYEIMGHLLPVDFNLAPKKIAEEVMEKKPDAVISLGLAAGRTAITPERIAINCQDGEPDNSGVAPEDKLIEENGPDGYFSTLPIRRMVNRLKEAGYPASISNTAGTYLCNNVMYSVLHLLKSTNTEVPAGFVHIPASHALAAAGKKSMASWSDADLLEAITLIIKELD from the coding sequence ATGAAGAAACTGCTATTAACCGGATTCGAACCTTTTCTTGATTTTCCGATTAATCCGACGGAAAAGATTGTGAATGCATTAGATGGCAAAGCAGTTGGAAACTATGAAATTATGGGACACCTTTTGCCGGTGGATTTTAATCTTGCACCTAAGAAAATAGCAGAGGAAGTAATGGAGAAAAAACCGGATGCAGTGATTTCTCTCGGGCTGGCAGCTGGCCGTACAGCAATCACACCGGAAAGAATTGCAATCAATTGCCAGGATGGGGAGCCGGACAATAGCGGAGTCGCCCCTGAAGACAAACTGATAGAGGAAAATGGTCCCGATGGCTATTTTTCAACCCTTCCGATCCGCCGGATGGTTAATAGACTTAAAGAAGCGGGATATCCTGCATCCATCTCAAACACAGCGGGGACTTATCTATGCAATAATGTTATGTATTCTGTGCTTCATCTGCTGAAATCCACAAACACTGAAGTACCGGCGGGTTTTGTACATATTCCTGCTTCCCACGCACTGGCAGCAGCAGGCAAAAAGAGCATGGCAAGCTGGTCTGATGCGGATTTGCTGGAGGCAATTACTCTTATCATCAAAGAATTGGATTAA
- a CDS encoding DUF294 nucleotidyltransferase-like domain-containing protein, translated as MDQNLYNLYHLEAVRFHPFFQGVESDTALSLLSLCEVRRYGKNGIILKKDKPREGLLLILEGLSEVLVKNEHSGREEVLEVVQAGEMIGFSSLADFLGVSKQIETESMVEVKASSEVRAMFIPFEVVRKRWDDPAVHDYLLAQVAIRLKDVYASLAEQVKRATDYGENDAFMIRVQDVMSSEAAAVSPAATIQEAAKLMHNRKISSVLVAENDCLKGIITERDIVERVAAKGADLSSQARTIMTENPVTISRFAYYYDALSLILLKGVKHLPVMEDSKVAGIVTLSDLLRKKNENVMKTVQKIEKADRDSLPQIKTGIYDIIDSLIRDRVPILKMLEIITKLYDRLAGRIIALSISELREKGLQQPCEFVFYQMGSSGRGEQFMLTDQDHFLVYESHSEDASAFFEELGKRITSNMEAAGYARCKGLMMCSEQKWRGSLTVWEERLRTWMLHSTNDNLLLAQNFFSYRLIAGSEGLHAKFEAQAAGQIKRSRIFLYRLAQLEKEHAIPTLDQPIRFLFKLHRKNMDMKKEVLFPYHHSLQILSLMHGKLSGTPLGKIDFLQEKQVFSKEFAHDLKEAVSTIMTLYVNQRWQQKKSGAALSSVVSFTRMSTREKEELILSLKTLRELQSQAIAGFSI; from the coding sequence ATGGATCAAAATCTGTATAACCTATACCATTTGGAGGCTGTGCGGTTTCACCCCTTTTTTCAGGGGGTGGAATCTGACACAGCCCTTTCACTTCTATCTTTGTGTGAAGTCCGCCGCTATGGAAAAAATGGCATTATCCTGAAAAAAGATAAACCGCGTGAAGGCCTTCTGCTCATATTAGAAGGTCTTTCAGAGGTTTTAGTGAAGAATGAACACAGTGGGAGGGAAGAAGTGCTTGAAGTAGTCCAGGCAGGGGAAATGATTGGATTTTCCAGCCTCGCCGATTTCCTGGGTGTTTCCAAACAGATCGAAACAGAGTCAATGGTCGAAGTCAAAGCCTCCAGTGAGGTAAGAGCGATGTTCATTCCGTTTGAAGTGGTGAGAAAAAGATGGGATGACCCTGCTGTTCATGATTACTTGCTGGCGCAGGTAGCCATCAGATTGAAAGATGTTTACGCTTCTCTTGCAGAACAGGTAAAGCGCGCGACAGATTATGGAGAAAATGATGCATTCATGATCAGGGTTCAGGATGTCATGAGCAGTGAGGCAGCTGCAGTCAGTCCAGCTGCAACCATTCAGGAAGCCGCAAAATTAATGCATAATAGGAAAATTAGTTCGGTCCTTGTTGCAGAGAATGATTGCTTAAAAGGGATTATTACGGAAAGAGACATAGTGGAAAGAGTCGCTGCTAAAGGTGCAGATTTATCATCTCAAGCAAGAACCATTATGACAGAAAACCCAGTCACGATATCAAGGTTTGCGTATTACTATGACGCCCTTTCACTGATTCTGTTAAAGGGCGTCAAACACCTGCCTGTCATGGAAGATTCCAAGGTGGCGGGGATTGTGACACTATCAGATTTGCTGAGAAAGAAAAACGAGAATGTGATGAAGACAGTTCAAAAAATAGAAAAAGCCGACCGGGACAGTCTTCCGCAAATCAAAACCGGCATCTATGATATTATTGATTCTTTAATAAGGGACCGTGTTCCCATATTAAAAATGCTTGAAATCATTACAAAGCTATACGATCGCCTGGCAGGCAGAATTATAGCTCTATCTATTTCTGAACTGAGAGAAAAAGGTTTGCAGCAGCCATGCGAATTTGTTTTCTATCAAATGGGCTCAAGCGGCCGTGGAGAACAGTTCATGCTCACAGATCAGGACCATTTCCTGGTTTATGAGAGTCATTCAGAAGATGCCTCGGCATTTTTTGAAGAGCTGGGAAAAAGAATCACCTCTAATATGGAAGCAGCTGGCTATGCACGCTGCAAAGGGCTCATGATGTGCAGTGAACAAAAATGGCGCGGCTCACTGACAGTATGGGAAGAGAGGCTGCGGACATGGATGCTCCATTCAACAAATGACAATTTATTATTAGCGCAAAACTTCTTCTCCTATCGGCTAATTGCGGGGAGTGAAGGGCTGCATGCGAAATTTGAAGCACAGGCTGCAGGGCAGATTAAAAGGTCCAGAATATTTTTATACCGGCTGGCACAGCTGGAAAAAGAACATGCCATCCCCACCCTGGATCAGCCGATCCGGTTCCTATTCAAGCTGCATCGAAAAAACATGGATATGAAAAAAGAGGTTCTATTTCCCTATCACCATAGTCTGCAGATACTGTCACTTATGCATGGAAAACTATCAGGCACACCACTGGGAAAAATAGATTTCCTGCAGGAGAAGCAGGTATTCTCAAAGGAGTTTGCACACGATTTGAAGGAAGCAGTAAGCACTATTATGACATTGTATGTCAACCAGCGCTGGCAGCAGAAAAAATCAGGTGCCGCTCTCTCTTCCGTTGTCTCATTTACAAGAATGTCTACCCGCGAAAAAGAGGAATTGATTCTAAGCTTAAAGACATTAAGGGAGCTGCAGAGCCAGGCAATTGCTGGATTCTCTATATAG
- the spoIIID gene encoding sporulation transcriptional regulator SpoIIID, with protein sequence MHDYIKERTIKIGKYIVETKKTVRVIAKEFGVSKSTVHKDLTERLPEINPELANEVKEILDYHKSIRHLRGGEATKMKYKKEEMEEEPVK encoded by the coding sequence GTGCACGATTACATCAAAGAGAGAACTATCAAGATTGGAAAGTATATCGTGGAGACGAAAAAAACGGTTCGCGTAATCGCGAAGGAGTTTGGCGTATCCAAAAGTACAGTCCATAAAGACTTGACGGAAAGATTACCTGAAATCAATCCTGAACTGGCAAACGAAGTAAAGGAAATCCTGGATTATCATAAATCGATCCGCCATCTGCGCGGCGGTGAAGCCACTAAAATGAAATACAAAAAAGAGGAAATGGAAGAAGAGCCAGTTAAATGA
- the spoIID gene encoding stage II sporulation protein D — MTKFKPFIVLATLLFSVTLIVPALLVIPFTEGKVSGKLGEELKNETKTETAAEIPQGPAIEVGVYRLAQKKLETVPLEEYIVGVVASEMPAEFEEEALKAQALAARTFIVKQLMNKDSVELPEGALVYDTVTHQVYKNDEELRQQWKQDYNWKIEKVREAVTKTQGQILTFDGSPITASFFSTSNGFTENSEAIWPNSVPYLKSVESKWDLQSPKFNGREVFTVQDFERKLGVKLPNDSTIGNVTERTAGQRVSKVEINGKVVSGKDIREKLGLKSTDFTWERKGDNIIINTQGYGHGVGMSQYGANGMAAEGKNYKEIVAHYYKGVEIAASDQLLTKVTAKK, encoded by the coding sequence ATGACAAAATTCAAACCTTTCATCGTACTAGCCACACTGTTGTTTTCCGTCACGCTCATCGTTCCTGCCCTGCTTGTGATTCCCTTTACAGAAGGGAAAGTCAGCGGGAAGCTTGGCGAGGAGCTAAAGAATGAGACCAAAACAGAGACGGCGGCAGAAATACCTCAAGGGCCAGCCATAGAAGTAGGGGTCTACCGCCTTGCACAGAAAAAGCTGGAGACGGTTCCGCTTGAAGAGTATATCGTCGGAGTAGTAGCATCGGAAATGCCGGCTGAGTTTGAAGAAGAAGCTTTGAAGGCTCAGGCATTGGCAGCAAGGACATTTATTGTGAAGCAGTTAATGAATAAAGATAGCGTTGAACTTCCTGAGGGAGCATTGGTTTACGATACAGTAACCCATCAGGTATATAAAAATGATGAGGAACTGAGGCAGCAATGGAAACAAGATTATAATTGGAAAATCGAAAAGGTAAGAGAAGCCGTTACAAAAACGCAAGGCCAGATCCTCACCTTCGACGGCTCACCGATTACAGCTTCCTTCTTTTCAACAAGCAATGGCTTTACTGAAAACTCTGAAGCCATCTGGCCAAATTCCGTTCCTTACTTAAAAAGTGTAGAAAGCAAATGGGACCTTCAGTCTCCGAAGTTTAACGGCAGAGAGGTATTCACCGTTCAGGATTTTGAAAGGAAATTGGGTGTGAAGCTTCCTAATGATAGCACGATCGGAAACGTGACCGAGCGCACGGCCGGCCAGCGGGTCTCGAAAGTGGAAATTAACGGAAAAGTCGTCAGCGGTAAAGACATCCGGGAGAAACTGGGCCTGAAATCAACAGACTTTACCTGGGAACGCAAAGGAGACAATATCATCATCAATACCCAGGGCTACGGCCATGGGGTCGGCATGAGCCAATACGGCGCAAACGGCATGGCAGCTGAAGGAAAGAACTACAAAGAAATCGTTGCCCACTATTATAAAGGGGTAGAAATTGCCGCTTCTGATCAGCTGCTGACGAAAGTCACGGCTAAGAAATAA
- a CDS encoding 3'-5' exonuclease, whose amino-acid sequence MFFLRKNVTCSLTYEKIPLSTPLEDLNFIVFDTETTGFQVSAADRIIEIGAVPVKGFQVQEKDLFQTYVNPKRQISREIKELTSISDELVKDAPQALDAIQSFFDYIESREAVCLVGHYVGFDALAIKSEFKREKLALKNFLTIDTLDLIGFIAPSYDMRDLERYAMAFGTRIYDRHSAEGDALTAAYLFVELLFQFQLRGYKTWGELIKATDSQMRSLHF is encoded by the coding sequence ATGTTTTTTCTCAGAAAAAATGTGACATGTTCCTTAACATATGAAAAAATTCCGTTATCAACGCCGCTTGAAGACCTGAATTTTATTGTATTTGACACTGAAACTACAGGATTTCAAGTTTCTGCGGCAGACCGGATCATTGAGATTGGCGCCGTCCCGGTAAAAGGATTTCAAGTGCAGGAAAAGGACCTTTTTCAGACATATGTTAACCCAAAACGACAAATTTCTCGGGAAATAAAAGAATTAACCTCTATTTCCGATGAGCTGGTAAAAGATGCTCCACAGGCTTTGGATGCTATTCAGAGCTTTTTTGACTATATCGAATCAAGGGAAGCTGTATGCCTGGTTGGCCATTATGTAGGCTTTGATGCACTTGCTATCAAAAGCGAATTTAAGCGCGAAAAGCTTGCTTTAAAAAATTTCCTGACCATTGACACGCTGGATTTGATTGGCTTTATCGCCCCGTCCTATGATATGCGCGACCTTGAGAGATATGCCATGGCATTCGGCACCCGCATATATGACCGCCATAGTGCAGAAGGGGATGCTTTAACTGCCGCTTACTTATTTGTTGAATTGCTCTTTCAGTTTCAGCTGAGGGGCTATAAAACCTGGGGGGAATTGATTAAAGCAACTGACAGCCAAATGAGATCACTGCATTTTTGA
- a CDS encoding M23 family metallopeptidase → MREEEKKRSSQDSSFKRFMKKRWAFPAIYIASAAIILTGVLWYQTSDNTTDTDSYDYEATDITGKKYDEPALEVNRAMENFVMPVKDPDSAVIQKQFYDYDGKAEEQEAALVFYNNTYHPNTGIDITTKDGETFDVLAALSGKVTKVEEDSLLGNVIEVEHDKGIVTQYQSVTEMNVEVGDQVEQGDALAKAGESLFNEEAGVHVHFEIRKDGMPVNPLDYFNKPLSSLQELDTTDKANAEENSGATEENDEAAPSEDKSTEESGKTEDEGSAEESADENAGNTEEDESADTEEDPAGTSEDEGQTDDQVEEDTATESTDA, encoded by the coding sequence ATGAGAGAGGAAGAAAAGAAACGATCTTCTCAAGATTCCAGCTTTAAACGCTTTATGAAGAAGCGGTGGGCATTCCCAGCTATCTACATTGCAAGTGCAGCAATCATTTTAACCGGTGTTCTTTGGTATCAGACAAGCGACAACACTACAGACACTGACAGCTACGATTACGAAGCCACTGATATTACCGGCAAAAAGTACGACGAGCCAGCATTGGAAGTTAACCGCGCAATGGAAAACTTCGTAATGCCTGTCAAAGATCCAGACTCAGCTGTCATTCAAAAACAATTCTATGACTATGACGGCAAGGCTGAAGAACAGGAAGCTGCTCTAGTATTTTACAATAACACATACCATCCGAACACAGGTATTGATATTACTACAAAGGATGGAGAAACTTTTGATGTCCTTGCTGCATTAAGCGGAAAAGTAACAAAGGTAGAAGAAGATTCACTGTTGGGCAATGTCATTGAAGTGGAGCATGACAAAGGAATTGTAACACAATATCAATCTGTTACAGAGATGAATGTTGAGGTTGGCGACCAGGTAGAACAAGGTGATGCCCTTGCTAAGGCAGGCGAAAGCTTGTTTAATGAAGAAGCAGGCGTACATGTACACTTTGAAATCCGCAAAGACGGGATGCCGGTCAATCCACTTGATTACTTCAATAAGCCGCTTAGCTCTTTACAGGAGTTAGACACAACTGACAAAGCAAATGCAGAAGAAAACAGCGGTGCAACTGAAGAAAACGACGAAGCTGCTCCTTCTGAGGACAAGTCAACTGAAGAGTCTGGCAAAACGGAAGACGAAGGTTCTGCTGAAGAATCTGCAGATGAAAATGCCGGAAATACGGAAGAAGACGAGTCTGCTGATACAGAAGAAGACCCAGCTGGAACTTCTGAAGACGAAGGTCAAACTGACGACCAAGTTGAAGAAGACACTGCAACTGAATCAACTGACGCATAA
- a CDS encoding DUF4212 domain-containing protein: MKKIDKKVADSYFREKTRNMIIYFAIGFLASFGVVFFAEPLSDITINGFPFHYFMGAQGAVLTFIILLFVNAKMGDAIDRKYGIDENKNEQISSGKVLDH; encoded by the coding sequence TTGAAAAAAATTGATAAAAAAGTAGCGGACAGTTATTTCCGCGAAAAAACTCGGAATATGATCATTTATTTTGCTATTGGATTTCTTGCCTCTTTTGGCGTGGTCTTTTTTGCAGAACCATTAAGCGATATTACGATTAACGGATTTCCATTCCATTACTTTATGGGCGCACAGGGAGCTGTACTAACCTTTATCATTCTGCTGTTCGTTAATGCCAAAATGGGAGATGCCATTGACCGGAAATATGGAATTGATGAAAACAAAAATGAACAAATCAGTTCAGGGAAAGTTCTTGATCATTAA
- a CDS encoding VanZ family protein, giving the protein MFKWIIRVLPFLYMALIWVLSSMPADAVVELPDLAVDRFIKESMHLIEFGILYVLLVLAALTAFKVTPGVNILLAVLACFYGILDEIHQSFVPYRSATLIDAVKDITGVLVCWYLISRALFYRKFKKIGKFLGFFKKAN; this is encoded by the coding sequence ATGTTTAAGTGGATAATACGGGTGCTTCCTTTCCTTTATATGGCGCTTATTTGGGTCCTGTCCAGCATGCCGGCAGATGCAGTGGTGGAGCTGCCGGATTTGGCGGTGGACCGTTTTATAAAAGAATCTATGCATCTGATTGAGTTTGGTATTTTGTATGTTCTTCTGGTTTTGGCTGCTTTAACTGCATTTAAAGTGACGCCGGGAGTGAATATTTTATTGGCCGTATTGGCGTGCTTTTACGGGATTCTCGATGAAATTCATCAATCATTTGTTCCTTATCGGTCTGCTACTTTGATTGACGCTGTCAAGGATATTACCGGTGTGCTTGTGTGCTGGTATTTGATCAGCCGGGCTCTTTTTTATAGAAAGTTTAAAAAGATTGGTAAGTTTCTTGGTTTTTTTAAAAAAGCAAATTGA
- a CDS encoding rod shape-determining protein, translating to MFARDIGIDLGTANVLIHVKGRGIVLNEPSVVAIDKNTNKVLAVGEEARRMVGRTPGNIVAIRPLKDGVIADFDVTEAMLKHFINKLNVKGFLSKPRILICCPTNVTGVEQKAIREAAEKSGGKKVYLEEEPKVAAIGAGMDIFQPSGNMVVDIGGGTTDVAVLSMGDIVTSSSIKMAGDKFDNEILQYIKKEYKLLIGERTAENIKVTIGTVFPGGKNEEMEIRGRDMVSGLPRTITVRSEEVQGALAESVDVIVQAAKSVLERTPPELSADIIDRGVILTGGGALLHGIDQLLAEELKVPVLIAENPMDCVAVGTGIMLDNIDKLPKKKFV from the coding sequence ATGTTTGCTAGGGATATTGGGATTGATTTAGGAACTGCCAACGTGCTAATCCACGTTAAAGGTCGCGGAATTGTGCTGAATGAACCATCTGTAGTGGCAATTGATAAAAATACAAACAAAGTACTGGCCGTAGGTGAAGAGGCGCGCCGCATGGTCGGACGTACGCCAGGGAACATTGTGGCAATCCGCCCGTTAAAAGACGGGGTTATTGCCGACTTTGATGTGACAGAAGCGATGCTGAAGCATTTTATCAACAAACTGAATGTTAAAGGCTTCTTATCAAAGCCGCGCATTTTAATCTGCTGCCCCACAAATGTTACAGGTGTTGAGCAGAAGGCGATTAGGGAAGCTGCTGAAAAAAGCGGCGGCAAAAAAGTATATCTTGAAGAAGAACCAAAAGTTGCGGCAATCGGAGCAGGCATGGATATCTTCCAGCCGAGCGGAAACATGGTTGTCGATATCGGTGGCGGTACAACAGACGTGGCGGTTTTATCAATGGGAGACATTGTTACGTCTTCATCCATAAAGATGGCCGGTGATAAATTTGACAATGAAATTCTTCAATATATCAAAAAAGAGTACAAGCTTCTAATCGGCGAAAGAACGGCCGAAAATATTAAAGTAACCATTGGGACCGTATTCCCTGGAGGCAAAAATGAGGAAATGGAAATCCGCGGCCGTGACATGGTGTCAGGTCTTCCAAGAACCATTACAGTTCGTTCCGAAGAAGTTCAGGGTGCTTTGGCAGAATCCGTCGATGTCATAGTACAGGCGGCTAAAAGCGTGCTGGAACGCACTCCGCCTGAACTGTCTGCAGACATCATTGACCGCGGGGTTATTTTAACAGGAGGCGGCGCCCTTCTTCACGGAATCGACCAGCTTTTGGCTGAAGAGCTGAAAGTCCCTGTCTTAATTGCTGAAAACCCGATGGACTGCGTTGCCGTTGGAACTGGCATCATGCTTGATAATATTGATAAGCTTCCGAAGAAGAAGTTTGTATAA
- a CDS encoding LysR family transcriptional regulator: protein MDEKDWLILQTIHKERNITKAAEQLYISQPSLTYRIQQLEKEFAVKILSRRKRGVDFTSEGEYLVEYANRMIHQLRETKDFLSSMDGEVKGALRLGVSQTYARYNLPEILAAFLIQYPQVDLKLKTGFSYEVIQMVHKEEANIGIVRDPYDWKGPKILIDEERIFLASKDKIDLEQLPYLPRIDYNTDPSLKNIIDLWWKENFDLPPNITMEVDIIDTCREMVLNGLGYGILPEICLKGCTDLNTWELSFKGEKLYRKTWLVFNESSLDLSVSKAFIEFFRGSKA from the coding sequence ATGGACGAAAAAGATTGGCTCATCCTGCAGACGATCCATAAAGAACGGAATATTACGAAAGCTGCGGAACAGTTGTATATCTCGCAGCCTTCATTAACGTACAGGATTCAACAGCTGGAAAAAGAATTTGCTGTAAAAATCCTATCACGAAGAAAGAGAGGAGTGGATTTTACATCTGAAGGGGAATATTTAGTGGAATATGCCAATAGGATGATTCATCAGCTAAGGGAAACGAAGGACTTTCTCAGCAGCATGGATGGTGAAGTAAAAGGAGCATTAAGGCTTGGAGTCTCGCAAACGTATGCCAGATATAACTTGCCTGAAATACTGGCTGCATTTCTAATTCAATATCCACAGGTAGACCTGAAATTAAAGACCGGCTTCAGCTATGAGGTCATCCAAATGGTTCATAAAGAAGAAGCGAATATTGGCATCGTCCGTGACCCTTATGATTGGAAGGGGCCAAAAATATTAATAGATGAAGAGAGAATCTTCCTTGCTTCAAAAGATAAAATCGATTTAGAACAGCTTCCATATCTGCCGAGAATAGATTATAACACCGATCCATCCTTAAAAAATATAATCGATCTTTGGTGGAAGGAAAACTTCGACCTCCCTCCTAATATTACAATGGAAGTAGATATTATCGATACATGCCGTGAAATGGTTCTGAATGGGCTGGGTTATGGAATCCTGCCGGAAATTTGCCTTAAAGGCTGCACAGATTTAAACACATGGGAATTAAGCTTCAAGGGTGAAAAGCTTTACCGGAAAACATGGCTTGTATTTAATGAAAGTTCACTGGATCTCTCCGTCTCAAAAGCTTTTATCGAATTTTTCCGCGGCAGTAAAGCATAA
- a CDS encoding sodium:solute symporter family protein yields the protein MDTQFLVSLSIILATFALYIGIAIYNKAKETSEFYVAGRGVPPVFNGMAIGADWMSAASFIGMAGTIMLLGYDGLAYIMGWTGGYLLLTFLLAPQLRKYGRYTVPEFIGDRFDSHTARVIAALCTIIISFTYSIGQLSGSGVVIGRLFEIDAKLGTMIGVVLIAFYAAFGGMKGITWTQVAQYVILIIAYIIPVVFMSLQITGNPAPWLSYGELVGKMGELDRELGISEYFAPFTNGTKWQFLALMFTLMAGTAGLPHVIVRFYTVSTMKAARWSGAWALLFIGLLYLSAPAYAAFSRFILMTQVAGSKITELPAWTKTWVDTGKLQVADGNGDGVLQWNELIISNDIVVMATPEIANLGMFVIGLVAAGAMAAALSTAGGLMIAISSAFAHDIFYRVLRPNSTEKTRLSVARWSIVIATLLAGIIALNPPGAITQIVAWAFALATGTFFPALVLGVWWKRSNSQGVIAGLLVGLGVTLAYIFASKYGGYTILGIIDTGAGVFGAAAAFAANIIVSLMTAAPSQKIQEEVMDLRYPEQMVYKDGEVWMNDDGSKSV from the coding sequence TTGGATACGCAATTTTTGGTCTCATTATCCATTATTTTAGCTACATTTGCTTTGTATATTGGCATAGCCATTTATAATAAGGCAAAAGAGACATCGGAGTTTTATGTTGCTGGCCGCGGGGTGCCGCCAGTCTTTAATGGAATGGCGATAGGCGCAGACTGGATGAGTGCCGCTTCCTTTATCGGGATGGCGGGAACGATCATGCTCCTGGGCTATGATGGTCTTGCCTATATTATGGGCTGGACGGGCGGTTACCTGCTCTTAACATTCCTATTGGCACCACAGCTGCGGAAATACGGCCGCTACACGGTTCCTGAATTCATTGGTGACCGGTTTGACAGCCACACTGCCCGTGTGATTGCAGCCCTTTGTACAATCATCATCAGCTTCACCTATTCGATCGGACAGCTTTCCGGTTCGGGAGTGGTTATCGGCCGCCTGTTCGAAATTGATGCGAAGCTTGGAACCATGATCGGCGTCGTGCTTATTGCCTTTTATGCTGCATTCGGCGGCATGAAGGGGATTACTTGGACGCAGGTTGCTCAGTATGTCATTTTGATTATCGCTTATATCATTCCAGTCGTATTCATGTCCCTTCAAATTACAGGAAACCCGGCGCCATGGCTTTCCTATGGAGAGCTTGTCGGCAAAATGGGTGAACTCGACCGGGAGCTTGGAATCTCTGAATATTTTGCGCCATTTACAAATGGAACAAAATGGCAATTTCTAGCCCTTATGTTTACACTGATGGCTGGTACAGCCGGACTTCCGCACGTAATTGTCCGTTTCTATACGGTATCCACGATGAAAGCAGCACGCTGGTCTGGAGCCTGGGCATTGCTGTTCATCGGCTTGCTTTATCTGTCTGCACCTGCATACGCAGCATTCTCCCGCTTTATTCTTATGACACAGGTTGCCGGCAGCAAAATTACGGAACTGCCTGCCTGGACGAAGACATGGGTTGATACAGGCAAGCTGCAAGTAGCGGATGGCAATGGCGACGGCGTCCTTCAATGGAATGAACTAATTATCTCGAACGATATTGTCGTTATGGCGACACCTGAGATTGCCAATCTTGGCATGTTTGTCATCGGTTTGGTGGCAGCAGGGGCAATGGCTGCTGCATTATCAACTGCCGGAGGTTTGATGATAGCGATTTCTTCTGCCTTTGCCCACGATATCTTTTACCGGGTGCTAAGACCGAATTCAACTGAAAAGACTCGTCTTTCTGTTGCACGCTGGTCCATTGTTATCGCCACTCTTTTGGCAGGCATTATCGCACTTAACCCTCCAGGAGCGATTACGCAAATTGTTGCCTGGGCATTTGCGCTTGCGACAGGAACATTCTTCCCAGCACTTGTTCTGGGTGTCTGGTGGAAGCGTTCAAACTCACAGGGGGTTATTGCCGGCTTGCTGGTGGGATTAGGTGTAACTTTGGCGTACATCTTTGCATCTAAATATGGCGGCTATACAATCCTGGGTATTATTGATACAGGTGCTGGTGTGTTTGGTGCCGCTGCTGCATTTGCAGCTAATATCATTGTATCTCTTATGACAGCTGCCCCTTCACAAAAAATTCAGGAGGAAGTTATGGATCTTCGCTATCCGGAGCAAATGGTATATAAAGATGGTGAAGTATGGATGAACGATGATGGATCAAAATCTGTATAA